The DNA window TCCGCGAGGGCGGTGACGTTGCGATCGCCGCCTGCGGACCGATGGTCTGGGAAGCGCTCGTCGCAGCCGACGAATTGCAGAAGCAGGGTATCGACGCCCGCGTGATCAATGTCTCGACCATTAAGCCGCTCGATAACGAAACGATCTTGAAGGCAGCGAAAGAATGCGGTGCTATCGTCACGGCGGAAGAGCACCAAATCACGGCCGGCCTCGGCGGCGCGATCGCAGAGCTGCTTGTCAAAGAGCACCCGACCCCAATGGAATTCGTCGGCGTCAAAGACAGCTTCGGCGGCTCCGGCGACCCCGACGAGCTCATGAAGCTCTTCGGCCTCACGAGCGCCGACATCGTCGAAGCGGCGAAAAAAGTAATCGCCCGCAAGAAGTAATCCTCGAATTATTCGAAGTATTCAGTAGCGCCGACTGTAGTCGGCGTTATTGTTTTTGGGGCAAAACTACTGTTTGCTACCATGCGCCGGCTCAGTGGCTGATCCAGTGTGCCCAGCCTGGCTACGAACCAACCACCCCCCTTCGCGCGTTACAAACGGCTCGAATTATCGTACCCGAACGAGTCATTCATCACTGTTTTTTCGAAGTACTTACCAGTTGACCATGGTCACTTTACGTAATTCATTTCAGCAGGCCACATCATGCGTTGTTGCGGCCTTCCTGTTCCTCGGTCTTGCCGGAGGCGTTTCCGCACAAAAGAAGCACGCCTCCGCAACGGGTGCATCGCCTGTCCTTATCAAGACCAATAAAGAGAATGTCACCCTCGATGAATTCGAGAAGGCATATAAGCGGATGAACGATAAGGATCCGTATGCCAGCAGCCTCGACTCGTTAAAGGATTTTCTGGTGATCTACGGCGATTACCGCCTGAAGCTCATGGATGCCAAAGCACAAGGGCTCGACAAAGACGAGAAGATTATCAAAGAGATGGACGGCTATCGCAAACTCCTCGCGGGTCCGTTCGTACTCGATAAGTTACTGACCGAACCTGCCATCGAAAAAATGTACGAGCGTCGGCGCTATGAGGTAAACGCCGCACACTTCCTCGCGCAGGTCCATAACTGGAACAACCCGAAGGATACACTTCAGGCCTATACCCGCGCGATGACGGCATTGCAACGCTTACGCGGCGGCGAACCGCTGGCGATGATCGTCATGAGCGACCGTCAGCGCAAGTGGGCCGAATCTCCGGCAAAGGCACGCCGCGAAGAAATGCAGCAAGCCGGCAAGAATGCACCGGCCGATTCGAATGCATGGCAAGGTTCGGACGACCGCAACTCGATCAATCTCGGCGGTTCGCTTGGCTGGTTCACCGGCGGCATGACCATTCGTCCGTTCGAAGATGCCGTCTACTCGCTACAGCCCGGCGAGTACGTGCAGTATCCGGTTCGCACCAAGTTCGGCTACCATGTTGTCTATCTGATCGATAAACGGCTTCGCCTCGGCGGCATCAAGGTGCACCATATCCTTGTAAGCATGCCGCGTAATGTCAAAGACGAGGATACACTCAAGTACTATCAGAAGGCCGACAGCCTCCTGCATGCGATCAAAGCCGGCGCAAAGTTCGAGACGGTGGCAGTCGAATCGAGTGACGATAAAGGTTCGAGCGGTAACGGTGGCGACCTCGGCGCGATCGACCACGAGCAGAAACGTACCGAACCCGCTTTCGACGATGCAGCATACATGCTCAAAGATGGCGAAATGTCCGGTATCATCCGCACGAGCAAAGGCTATCACATCATTCGCCGAGACGGCATCATCCCGGCAAAGTCGTTTGCCGAAGAAAAAGATTTCCTCAAGAAGCTCTACAAGCAGTACTATTTCAACGAGGACCGCGACAAGCTTCTGGCGGCAACGAGCAAGCAGTTGAACCTCCACGTCGATTCGTCGTCGATCAATATCTTCATGTCACGCGTCGATTCGAGCCGTACGTCGGTCGATAGCAACTGGGCTGCAAAGATCACACCCGGCGAATTGCATCTGCCGATCTACACGATGGGCGGCGCATCATGGTACATCTCTTCGCTCGTCGATTCGCTGAATTCGCAGAAGGGATATCCGCTGGCACGGAATCAGATCAACGACTTCGTGACGCGTCAGATCGACGAAGACGTGATGAATTACCTTTCGAAGGATGTCGAAACCAAGTACCCCGAGTTCGACCAGATCATGGCCGACTATAAGAATGGTATCATGCTCTTTGAACTCGAGAACCGCAAGGTCTGGGGCGCGATCAAGCCGGACAGCCTCGCCGAACTGAAGTTCTACAACGAACACAAGACGCGCTTCATGTGGCCCGAGCGCATCGACGTGTCGGAGATTTACGTGCTGAGCGATACGCTTGCAAAATCGCTCTATAAGCGCATTCGCGACAATGGCGAGAACTTCGATTCGCTTGCCGCGAAATACACCGAACGTCCGGGCTATAAAGAGAAGGCCGGCCATTGGGGGCTGCTCATCAAAGACGAAAACGAGCTGTCGCGCAAGTCATTCTCGTTGGCAGTGGACGATGTCTGCCAGCCGTTCTCGAATCAGGCGGGATATTCCATCGTGAAGATGAACCGCCGCGTCCCGCTGACGCAGAAGTCCTTCCAAGAAGCACGCCAGGAAGTGGCAAGCCAGTATCAGGACGAGATGTCGAACGAACTTCGTCTGAAGTGGGTCGAAGAACTCCGGACGAAGTACAAGCGCGATATCAATAACGCCGCACTCGAAGCAGCCGTCAAAGCACATTCCGCCGCTAACGCGCAGACCAATTGAGACGTACACTCCTACTCCTTGCCGCGCTTGCCGCCCTACCAATTGCGGTTCGGTCGCAACCCGGCGCGCTGCATGACGGCGATGATATCGACGGCGTCGCCGCAGTCGTCGGTAAATATCCGATTCTGCGCAGTTCGATCGACGCACAGGTGCAGCTTGCGCTCATGAGCTCGGGGCAGCATTCGGCGTCGGCCGATACGATCGCCTCACTTCGCAAGCAGATCCTTCAGAGCGAGATCGACCAGAAAGCGATGCTCGTCAAAGCCGAGGCCGATACGCTCATCAACGTAACCGAGAGCGAAGTGGACGATCAGATCAACGATCGCATCAAGCAGTATCAGCGGCAGTTCGGTTCGCAGCAGGAGATGGAAAAGGCATTTGGGAAAAGCGCCGAAGAAATTCGCCGATCCGCTGACCTTCGCGAAAAAGCCCGACAGCAGCTCTTTGTCGATAAGCTTCGCCAGGAGAAATTTTCGAAGCCGCCCGTCATCTCCCGTCACGATGTGCAGGAATTCTATGCGTATTATAAGGATAGTCTTCCGTCGGTCGGCGAACAAGTCGAGCTTGCCACCATCGTAAAGCTCATCAAGCCGAAAGCCGGCGAACAGGACCGCCTGCGTGCTTTGGCCAAAAAGCTCGTCGATTCTCTGCGTGCCGGGGCGTCGTTCGAAGAGTTCGCACGTCGGTACTCGCAGCATCCGACCGCCTCGGCCGGCGGCGACCTCGGCGGACCGTATCCGCGAGGCACATTCATCCCCGATTTTGAAGCGGCTGCGTTCAAACTGAAGGTCGGCGAAGTCTCCGACCCGGTCGAGACCGATCAGGGGATTCATATCATCAAGCTGCTCGAACGTCGCGGAGAGGATATCCGCGTCGCGCAAATCCTGATGAAAGCAACCGCCTCGACTGCCGATGAAGACTCCGTCCGCCGGCTCGTCAGCGATCTTCGCGATAGCATCCTCAACGGCGCCGATTTTGCTCGCATTGCCAAAGAATATTCCGACGATCAGGAAACAAAGGAAACAGGCGGCTACCTCGGCAAAATCAATCTTGCGGACCTCGGCCCCGAACAGCGCGGTGTGCTCGATTCGATGAATGCCGGCGACATCTCGCGCCCGATGAAGATCAGTTTTTCCAAGACAATCACCGGATATCAGATCGTCAAGCTGTTCCGTCGAATCCCATCGCATAAACCGACCGTTGACGGAGACTACCGCGAACTCGAGTATGCGGCGACCCAGTGGAAGCAGATGAAGATGTACCAGCAATTCGTCGCCGACGCCCGAAAGGACGTCTATATCGAGATTCGCAAGTAACCACACCGGGCTCCGACGATCTGCAATCAGTCCCGAACGTCGGCCCCGCAACAATCCGCGATCTCGAACTGGATATATTTGTTTTTGAAGGTGCTGGCCGCAATGGTTCAATTCGCCCACTATGCTGTCATCGTGGAGAGTTGTGCATAACCGCCCCACTGCACGGCCCAAAGTACAGAAATCTGAGCCTCCGAGCATTTTCTGACTATTCGTACAGAAAATGACACAATAAAGTGAAACCTTGTCCGTCCTTTTGCATAAGAGGGTACCAACATATGCAAAAAAACGCCGAACATACATTTACCAGATACCAAGCTTTTGTCGTCGCGATTCTTGCGATCCTGCAATTCACGGTGATTCTTGACTTCATGGTGCTCTCGCCTCTCGGCGTGATCCTCATGAAGACACTCTCGATCTCGCCGTCGAAGTTCAGCGTCGTCGTCTCGGGCTATGCGTTTAGCGCAGGCGCCTCGGGTCTGCTCGCCGCGGGCTTCGCCGACAAGTTCGACCGGAAGAAGCTCCTGATGTTCTTTTACGTCGGCTTCCTGCTCGGCACGGTGCTCTGCGCCCTGGCGACGGATTTCAGCTTCCTGCTCGTCGCCCGTATCATCACGGGTATTTTCGGCGGCGTGATCGGTTCGATCAGCTTTGCGATCATCACCGATCTGTTTGCGATGCAGGTTCGCGGCCGTGTGATGGGCTACGTCCAAATGTCGTTCTCTGCAGCGCAGGTTCTCGGGATTCCCGCCGGCCTTCTGCTCGCAAATAACTTCGGCTGGCATTGGTGTTTTTGGATGATCGCTGTGTTCGGTTCGATCGTCGGCATTGTGATGCTCTTTTACATGAAGCCGATCAACGAGCATTTGAAATTGCATCAGGACCGCAACCCGATCCATCACTTGATGGCAACGATTTCAAAGCCGCGCTACCTCTACGGATTTCTGACGATGTCGTTCCTTGCATCGGGGGGCTTTATGCTAATGCCGTTCGGCAGCGCGTTCGGTACCCATAATATGGGCATTTCGATCGACGCGCTTCCGATGCTCTATCTGATTACGGGGGTGTTCTCGATCCTGATCGGACCGCTTTCCGGCAAACTCAGCGACAAACTCGGCAAGTATAAAATGTTCATCGTCGGCTCCGTCGCATCGATGATCATGGTCGTCGTGTACACGAACCTCGGGATTACCCCGTTCTGGCTCGCGGCGGTCTTCAACGTGCTGCTCTTTGCAGGCATTACCTTCCGTATGATCCCTGCTTCGGCGCTCATGACCGCGATTCCTGCGCCGGAAGATCGCGGTGCATTTATGAGCGTGAACTCCGCCATCATGCAGATCTCCGGCGGCGGCGCATCGGTGCTCGCGGGGCTGATCGTCACCGAATCGAAAACCGGCATGATCGGTAACTACGATACGCTTGGGTATGTCGTTGTCGGCACGATGGTGGTGATGATCGCAATGATGTACTTCATCAACCGGTCGCTCGAGGGCGGCCCTACACCGCCGTCGAGCAAAGAACCGAAGGAAGAATTCGCCCCGGCAGAATTGGCGCCTGAGATGATGTGACGCTCGTCACGAAGTGTAGGGTTCTATTACCGTTATCATTCTAATGTCATTCTGAGCAAAGCGAAGAATCCCTTCGGCGGAGCCTCACTGCGTTTCATCGAGCGATTCTTCGCTTCCGCTCAGAATGACACTTTCTAACTCCGTTTCAAACTGAACCGGCACCG is part of the Bacteroidota bacterium genome and encodes:
- a CDS encoding peptidylprolyl isomerase, giving the protein MVTLRNSFQQATSCVVAAFLFLGLAGGVSAQKKHASATGASPVLIKTNKENVTLDEFEKAYKRMNDKDPYASSLDSLKDFLVIYGDYRLKLMDAKAQGLDKDEKIIKEMDGYRKLLAGPFVLDKLLTEPAIEKMYERRRYEVNAAHFLAQVHNWNNPKDTLQAYTRAMTALQRLRGGEPLAMIVMSDRQRKWAESPAKARREEMQQAGKNAPADSNAWQGSDDRNSINLGGSLGWFTGGMTIRPFEDAVYSLQPGEYVQYPVRTKFGYHVVYLIDKRLRLGGIKVHHILVSMPRNVKDEDTLKYYQKADSLLHAIKAGAKFETVAVESSDDKGSSGNGGDLGAIDHEQKRTEPAFDDAAYMLKDGEMSGIIRTSKGYHIIRRDGIIPAKSFAEEKDFLKKLYKQYYFNEDRDKLLAATSKQLNLHVDSSSINIFMSRVDSSRTSVDSNWAAKITPGELHLPIYTMGGASWYISSLVDSLNSQKGYPLARNQINDFVTRQIDEDVMNYLSKDVETKYPEFDQIMADYKNGIMLFELENRKVWGAIKPDSLAELKFYNEHKTRFMWPERIDVSEIYVLSDTLAKSLYKRIRDNGENFDSLAAKYTERPGYKEKAGHWGLLIKDENELSRKSFSLAVDDVCQPFSNQAGYSIVKMNRRVPLTQKSFQEARQEVASQYQDEMSNELRLKWVEELRTKYKRDINNAALEAAVKAHSAANAQTN
- a CDS encoding MFS transporter, giving the protein MQKNAEHTFTRYQAFVVAILAILQFTVILDFMVLSPLGVILMKTLSISPSKFSVVVSGYAFSAGASGLLAAGFADKFDRKKLLMFFYVGFLLGTVLCALATDFSFLLVARIITGIFGGVIGSISFAIITDLFAMQVRGRVMGYVQMSFSAAQVLGIPAGLLLANNFGWHWCFWMIAVFGSIVGIVMLFYMKPINEHLKLHQDRNPIHHLMATISKPRYLYGFLTMSFLASGGFMLMPFGSAFGTHNMGISIDALPMLYLITGVFSILIGPLSGKLSDKLGKYKMFIVGSVASMIMVVVYTNLGITPFWLAAVFNVLLFAGITFRMIPASALMTAIPAPEDRGAFMSVNSAIMQISGGGASVLAGLIVTESKTGMIGNYDTLGYVVVGTMVVMIAMMYFINRSLEGGPTPPSSKEPKEEFAPAELAPEMM
- a CDS encoding peptidylprolyl isomerase; its protein translation is MRRTLLLLAALAALPIAVRSQPGALHDGDDIDGVAAVVGKYPILRSSIDAQVQLALMSSGQHSASADTIASLRKQILQSEIDQKAMLVKAEADTLINVTESEVDDQINDRIKQYQRQFGSQQEMEKAFGKSAEEIRRSADLREKARQQLFVDKLRQEKFSKPPVISRHDVQEFYAYYKDSLPSVGEQVELATIVKLIKPKAGEQDRLRALAKKLVDSLRAGASFEEFARRYSQHPTASAGGDLGGPYPRGTFIPDFEAAAFKLKVGEVSDPVETDQGIHIIKLLERRGEDIRVAQILMKATASTADEDSVRRLVSDLRDSILNGADFARIAKEYSDDQETKETGGYLGKINLADLGPEQRGVLDSMNAGDISRPMKISFSKTITGYQIVKLFRRIPSHKPTVDGDYRELEYAATQWKQMKMYQQFVADARKDVYIEIRK